A portion of the Kribbella jejuensis genome contains these proteins:
- the acs gene encoding acetate--CoA ligase — translation MHEERRFEPPAELAANANLKADAYERAAADFEGFWAEQAKRLTWATEPTEVLDWSNPPFAKWYADGKLNAAYNCVDRHVENGLGDKVAYYFEGEPGDTREITYAQLKDEVCKAANALIELGVRAGDRVAIYMPMIPETVVAMLACARIGAPHTVVFGGFSADALKGRIQDCDARVVITSDGGYRRGAPAALKPAVDAALEDTPDVRNVLVVRRTGQDTTMVEGRDLWWEDFVGKQSTEHTPEAFDAEHPLYVMYTSGTTGKPKGILHTTGGYLVGCAYTQWGVFDLKPETDVYWTAADIGWVTGHSYIVYGALANATTSVMYEGTPDTPHQGRWWEIIQKYKVSILYCAPTAIRTFMKWGADIPAKFDLSSLRVIGSVGEPINPEAYIWYREHIGGNKAPVVDTWWQTETGMHMISPLPGVTAGKPGAAMKAIPGVNVDVVDDAGNPVPNGSGGYLVITKPWPAMLRTLWGDDQRFVDTYWSRWPGVYFAGDGAKKDEDGDLWLLGRVDDVMNVSGHRLSTTEIESALVSHPKVAEAAVVGASDPTTGQAIAAFVILRSEAGDGGPDVVQELRNHVAKEIGPIAKPRQIMVVSELPKTRSGKIMRRLLRDVAENREVGDVTTLADSTVMDLIKSNLESGKSDED, via the coding sequence ATGCACGAGGAGCGACGGTTCGAGCCGCCGGCCGAGCTCGCCGCGAACGCGAACCTGAAGGCGGACGCCTACGAGCGGGCCGCGGCCGACTTCGAGGGGTTCTGGGCCGAGCAGGCGAAGCGGCTGACCTGGGCGACCGAGCCGACCGAGGTGCTGGACTGGAGCAACCCGCCGTTCGCCAAGTGGTACGCCGACGGCAAGCTGAACGCCGCGTACAACTGCGTCGACCGGCACGTCGAGAACGGTCTCGGCGACAAGGTCGCGTACTACTTCGAGGGTGAGCCCGGTGACACCCGCGAGATCACCTACGCCCAGCTCAAGGACGAGGTCTGCAAGGCCGCGAACGCGCTGATCGAGCTCGGCGTGCGGGCCGGGGACCGGGTCGCGATCTACATGCCGATGATCCCGGAGACGGTCGTCGCGATGCTCGCCTGCGCCCGGATCGGCGCTCCGCACACGGTCGTGTTCGGCGGGTTCTCCGCGGACGCGCTGAAGGGCCGGATCCAGGACTGCGACGCGCGCGTCGTGATCACCTCCGACGGCGGTTACCGCCGTGGCGCCCCGGCCGCGCTGAAGCCGGCCGTCGACGCTGCGCTCGAGGACACCCCGGACGTGCGGAACGTGCTGGTCGTCCGCCGTACCGGTCAGGACACCACCATGGTCGAAGGTCGCGACCTGTGGTGGGAGGACTTCGTCGGCAAGCAGTCGACCGAGCACACCCCGGAGGCGTTCGACGCCGAGCACCCGCTGTACGTCATGTACACCTCGGGTACGACGGGCAAGCCGAAGGGCATCCTGCACACCACGGGTGGTTACCTGGTCGGCTGTGCGTACACCCAGTGGGGCGTGTTCGACCTGAAGCCGGAGACCGACGTCTACTGGACCGCGGCCGACATCGGCTGGGTCACCGGGCACAGCTACATCGTGTACGGCGCGCTCGCGAACGCGACCACGTCGGTGATGTACGAGGGGACGCCGGACACCCCGCACCAGGGCCGCTGGTGGGAGATCATCCAAAAGTACAAGGTGTCGATCCTGTACTGCGCTCCGACGGCGATCCGGACCTTCATGAAGTGGGGTGCCGACATCCCGGCGAAGTTCGACCTGTCCTCGCTGCGGGTGATCGGGTCGGTCGGCGAGCCGATCAACCCGGAGGCCTACATCTGGTACCGCGAGCACATCGGCGGGAACAAGGCGCCGGTCGTCGACACCTGGTGGCAGACCGAGACCGGTATGCACATGATCTCGCCGCTGCCGGGCGTCACCGCCGGTAAGCCGGGCGCCGCGATGAAGGCGATCCCGGGCGTGAACGTCGACGTCGTCGACGACGCCGGCAACCCGGTGCCGAACGGTTCCGGCGGGTACCTGGTGATCACCAAGCCGTGGCCGGCGATGCTGCGCACGCTGTGGGGCGACGACCAGCGGTTCGTCGACACGTACTGGTCGCGGTGGCCGGGCGTGTACTTCGCGGGCGACGGCGCGAAGAAGGACGAGGACGGCGACCTGTGGCTGCTCGGCCGGGTCGACGACGTGATGAACGTGTCCGGGCACCGGCTGTCGACCACGGAGATCGAGTCGGCGCTGGTCTCGCACCCGAAGGTCGCCGAGGCGGCGGTCGTCGGCGCGTCGGATCCGACTACCGGTCAGGCGATCGCCGCGTTCGTCATCCTCCGCTCGGAGGCCGGCGACGGCGGCCCGGACGTGGTCCAGGAACTCCGCAACCACGTCGCCAAGGAGATCGGCCCGATCGCCAAGCCGCGCCAGATCATGGTCGTCTCGGAACTCCCCAAGACCCGCTCCGGCAAGATCATGCGCCGCCTGCTGCGCGACGTCGCCGAAAACCGCGAGGTCGGCGACGTCACCACCCTCGCCGACTCCACCGTCATGGACCTGATCAAGTCCAACCTGGAGTCCGGCAAGTCCGACGAGGACTGA
- a CDS encoding DUF402 domain-containing protein — protein sequence MTEVQVLHRTGQWCRGWRLGDVVAYDVRILPQYQVAGRPTVDRSYLLLGEGVQLTKPAVFEGAMEGWWYVDLVEIEHSDAGLVVHDLYADLLIPPAANRYQVLDLDELAEALQAGAITPAQCATVLTNTQRFINRYLRGEEEGPVGPAQKFPPGEVSALEQLPSLLESDASRPPVQNRGPGSGTP from the coding sequence ATGACCGAGGTTCAGGTACTACATCGAACCGGCCAGTGGTGCCGGGGATGGCGGCTCGGTGATGTCGTCGCCTATGACGTGCGGATTCTGCCGCAGTACCAGGTTGCCGGTCGGCCCACGGTCGACCGGAGTTACTTGCTGCTCGGCGAAGGGGTCCAGTTGACAAAGCCCGCTGTCTTCGAGGGCGCGATGGAGGGCTGGTGGTACGTCGACCTCGTCGAGATCGAGCACAGCGACGCCGGGCTGGTCGTGCACGACTTGTACGCCGATCTCCTGATCCCGCCCGCGGCGAACCGCTACCAGGTGCTCGACCTCGACGAACTGGCCGAAGCGCTGCAGGCCGGCGCCATCACGCCCGCGCAGTGCGCCACCGTCCTCACCAACACCCAACGCTTCATCAACCGCTACCTGCGTGGTGAGGAGGAAGGGCCGGTCGGCCCGGCGCAAAAGTTCCCGCCGGGGGAGGTGTCGGCCCTGGAACAGCTGCCCTCCCTCCTGGAGTCAGACGCCAGCAGGCCCCCGGTGCAGAACCGGGGGCCTGGCAGCGGAACGCCGTAG
- the asnB gene encoding asparagine synthase (glutamine-hydrolyzing): protein MCGITGWVAYRQDLEAERAVVDAMTETMSCRGPDARGTWYSRHVALGHRRLAVIDLPGGEQPMTTEVPGATLGMVYSGEVYNYTELRDELRRRGHPFTTDSDTEVVLRAYVEWGTSFAEHLNGMYALAIWDPRNETLVMVRDRMGIKPFFYYPTADGVLFGSEPKAILANPAVPAVVEADGLREMLTMSKTPGASLWAGMHEVEPGTVVTVDRNGVHTTVYWRLETRRHLDDQETSVARVRELLDDITRRQLVADVPKCVLLSGGLDSSAITALAAGQLAEEGRKVRSFAVDFVGHEQNFQPDELRGTPDTPYVHDVADLVQSQHSDIVLDNAALTDPEIRRKVVRANDAPLSGDIYGSLYLLFSAIREQSTVALSGESADEVFGGYLWFHEPEVRNRPIFPWIAYMASRRAPNQTHVLRKDILKQLDLGGHLRDRYADAVREVERLDGESDDEWAMRKVCYLHLTRMVRILLDRKDRMSMAVGLEVRVPFCDHRLVEYVYNTPWSLKTFDGHEKSLLRAATQDVLPQSVVDRRKSPYPQTQDPAYVVTLADQVRDLLSSQHPVFDLVDRKTVRKLADAADATARRQLEQTLSLATWIDLYHPEIKLPR, encoded by the coding sequence ATGTGTGGCATCACCGGATGGGTGGCGTACCGGCAGGACCTCGAGGCGGAGCGGGCGGTCGTCGACGCGATGACCGAGACGATGTCGTGTCGCGGACCGGACGCGCGCGGCACCTGGTACTCGCGACACGTCGCGCTCGGCCATCGCCGGCTCGCGGTCATCGACCTCCCGGGTGGCGAGCAGCCGATGACGACGGAAGTCCCCGGCGCGACGCTCGGGATGGTGTACAGCGGTGAGGTCTACAACTACACCGAGCTCCGCGACGAGCTCCGCCGCCGCGGTCACCCGTTCACGACCGATTCCGACACCGAGGTCGTGCTCCGCGCGTACGTCGAATGGGGTACGTCGTTCGCCGAACACCTGAACGGCATGTATGCGCTCGCGATCTGGGACCCGCGGAACGAGACCCTGGTGATGGTCCGCGACCGGATGGGCATCAAGCCGTTCTTCTACTACCCGACCGCGGACGGCGTCCTGTTCGGCTCCGAACCGAAGGCGATCCTCGCGAACCCCGCCGTACCGGCCGTGGTCGAGGCCGACGGCCTGCGCGAAATGCTGACCATGTCCAAGACGCCCGGCGCCTCGCTGTGGGCCGGCATGCACGAGGTCGAGCCCGGGACCGTGGTGACGGTCGACCGGAACGGCGTCCACACCACGGTGTACTGGCGACTCGAGACCAGGCGGCACCTCGACGACCAGGAGACCTCGGTCGCGCGCGTCCGCGAGCTGCTCGACGACATCACCCGCCGCCAGCTCGTGGCCGACGTACCGAAGTGTGTGCTGTTGTCCGGCGGCCTCGACTCCAGCGCGATCACCGCGCTCGCGGCCGGCCAGCTCGCCGAGGAGGGGCGGAAGGTCCGCAGCTTCGCTGTCGACTTCGTCGGGCACGAGCAGAACTTCCAGCCGGACGAGTTGCGCGGTACGCCGGACACGCCGTACGTGCACGACGTCGCGGACCTCGTCCAGTCGCAGCACTCCGACATCGTGCTCGACAACGCGGCGCTGACCGACCCGGAGATCCGCCGCAAGGTCGTGCGCGCTAACGACGCCCCGCTCAGCGGCGACATCTACGGATCGTTGTACCTGCTGTTCTCGGCGATCCGCGAGCAGTCGACGGTCGCGCTGTCGGGCGAGTCCGCGGACGAGGTCTTCGGCGGGTACCTGTGGTTCCACGAACCCGAGGTGCGGAACCGGCCGATCTTCCCGTGGATCGCGTATATGGCGTCTCGCCGGGCTCCGAACCAGACGCACGTGCTGCGCAAGGACATACTCAAGCAGCTGGACCTCGGCGGGCACCTGCGAGATCGGTACGCCGACGCGGTCCGCGAGGTGGAACGGCTCGACGGCGAGTCCGACGACGAGTGGGCGATGCGGAAGGTCTGCTACCTGCACCTCACCCGGATGGTGCGGATCCTGCTCGACCGCAAGGACCGGATGAGCATGGCCGTCGGGCTCGAGGTCCGCGTCCCGTTCTGCGACCACCGGCTCGTTGAATACGTATACAACACGCCGTGGTCGCTGAAGACGTTCGACGGGCACGAGAAGAGCCTGCTCCGCGCCGCGACCCAGGACGTGCTGCCGCAGTCGGTGGTGGACCGGCGCAAATCGCCGTACCCGCAGACCCAGGACCCGGCGTACGTCGTGACGCTGGCCGATCAGGTCCGCGACCTGCTGTCCTCGCAGCACCCCGTATTCGACTTGGTGGACCGCAAGACAGTCCGGAAACTGGCTGACGCCGCCGACGCGACGGCCCGCCGCCAACTCGAACAGACCCTCTCCCTGGCGACCTGGATCGACCTCTACCACCCGGAGATAAAGCTTCCGCGATAG
- a CDS encoding MarR family winged helix-turn-helix transcriptional regulator, with the protein MAVPGWRFPTEVITMAQEALQLLVSMHRIVRHLRRNRTTTAMHPTQFLALMLIADEQPIRIGEIASRVPCSQPTATTTVAGLEEAGLVRREPDPVDGRATAVVLTDAGAETVEASGRQAADELAKLLSRLDDADRKLVLEAGAVLARVTDDL; encoded by the coding sequence ATGGCTGTGCCAGGATGGCGCTTCCCGACGGAGGTGATCACGATGGCGCAGGAAGCACTGCAGTTGCTTGTCAGCATGCACCGGATCGTCAGGCATCTGCGCCGGAACCGGACCACCACGGCGATGCATCCGACCCAGTTCCTGGCGTTGATGCTGATCGCCGACGAGCAGCCGATCCGGATCGGTGAGATCGCCAGCCGGGTGCCCTGCTCGCAGCCGACCGCGACCACCACGGTCGCGGGCCTGGAGGAGGCCGGCCTGGTCCGGCGCGAACCGGACCCCGTCGACGGCCGCGCGACCGCGGTGGTGCTGACCGACGCGGGCGCCGAGACGGTCGAGGCGTCCGGTCGGCAGGCGGCCGACGAGCTCGCCAAACTGCTCAGCCGCCTGGACGACGCCGACCGCAAGCTCGTCCTGGAGGCGGGCGCGGTACTGGCCCGGGTGACCGACGACCTCTAA
- a CDS encoding superoxide dismutase: protein MKRLALVTALLLLAAPTANATSVHRPTEYVVSTTPGDTLEGIAVTRDGTMYVTSVGTGAVYRGNTRSPQLTRFLPPGSDGRTSATGIHVDRWGRVLIAGASTSKLFLYDARGRLLDVQQAADGSFLNDFTIAGDAVYVTDSAHNQLWRAPLTRSGLGKLEPWITRDKIQPTPYFLNGTVTDGKVLLVGEQGQDVTYRVDLRTKQVSVVNVPNGILSGDGYLLDGHRLYVVYNAGGGKYVTRLALLNDDLTTATLIADSSLGAAGATPTTIARDRGRLLWVNSQLDIAPGTPPYTVSVVPSLR from the coding sequence ATGAAACGTCTCGCGCTCGTCACCGCCCTCCTGCTCCTCGCCGCGCCGACCGCCAACGCGACCTCGGTCCACCGGCCGACTGAGTACGTCGTCTCGACCACCCCAGGCGACACCCTCGAAGGGATCGCGGTCACCCGGGACGGGACGATGTACGTGACCAGCGTCGGCACCGGCGCCGTCTACCGCGGCAACACCCGCTCCCCGCAGCTCACTCGGTTCCTTCCACCCGGAAGCGACGGCCGTACGTCGGCCACCGGCATCCACGTCGACCGGTGGGGCCGCGTCCTGATCGCCGGCGCGAGTACGTCGAAGCTCTTCCTGTACGACGCCCGCGGCCGCCTGCTCGACGTACAGCAGGCAGCGGACGGCTCGTTCCTCAACGACTTCACGATCGCCGGCGACGCGGTCTACGTCACGGACTCCGCGCACAACCAGCTCTGGCGGGCACCGCTCACCCGCAGCGGACTCGGCAAGCTCGAACCGTGGATCACCCGCGACAAGATCCAGCCCACGCCGTACTTCCTCAACGGCACCGTCACTGACGGCAAGGTCCTGCTCGTCGGCGAACAGGGCCAGGACGTCACGTACCGGGTCGACCTACGGACGAAGCAGGTCAGCGTCGTCAACGTCCCGAACGGCATCCTGTCCGGCGACGGTTACCTGCTCGACGGACACCGCCTGTACGTCGTCTACAACGCCGGCGGCGGGAAGTACGTCACCCGCCTAGCGCTGCTGAACGACGATCTCACGACCGCGACGCTGATCGCCGACTCGAGTCTCGGCGCGGCCGGTGCCACCCCGACGACCATCGCCCGCGACCGGGGCCGGCTGCTGTGGGTGAACAGCCAGCTGGACATCGCACCCGGTACGCCGCCGTACACCGTGAGCGTCGTACCGAGTCTGCGTTAG
- a CDS encoding ArsR/SmtB family transcription factor → MIRVHFTAADVGRVTFPVEPHPLWEAALAARALGEQSVAPGVRRWRRTAAPRVQGSMRPLFKLISPGGLFPDFLTPSVSGLEPAVEALMETPADVIRDELEPWLPPEIDRYMRGLLEGRAGSRRALGNAVRDFHEQVLVPSSAELQRRYGADLGIRSQTLLHGGIDALLSSLHPDVEWSSPVLTTYSPVENWTADIHLNGRGLELYPSPLVTNCLAMDAPDRRPVLVYPCTDLDADTEPTATDALADLLGRTRAAVLRSLTHPATTTQLARRLGISLASTSDHTRILRAAGLITTHRAQGTALHALTPTARPLLTREEAQWTNLRRV, encoded by the coding sequence ATGATCCGGGTCCACTTCACCGCGGCGGACGTCGGCCGTGTCACGTTCCCGGTCGAGCCGCACCCGCTGTGGGAGGCCGCGCTCGCGGCGCGGGCGCTGGGGGAGCAGTCGGTGGCGCCTGGGGTACGGCGTTGGCGTCGTACGGCGGCGCCGCGCGTGCAGGGGTCGATGCGGCCGCTGTTCAAGCTGATCTCGCCCGGCGGATTGTTCCCGGACTTCCTGACGCCTTCGGTGTCCGGGCTGGAACCCGCGGTCGAAGCGCTGATGGAGACGCCGGCCGACGTCATCCGCGACGAACTCGAACCGTGGTTGCCACCGGAGATCGACCGGTACATGCGCGGTCTGCTGGAAGGCCGCGCAGGGTCGCGCCGTGCACTGGGAAATGCGGTCCGCGACTTCCACGAACAGGTGCTCGTGCCGTCGTCAGCCGAACTCCAACGCCGCTACGGCGCCGACCTCGGCATCCGCTCACAAACGTTGCTCCACGGCGGAATCGACGCCCTCCTGTCGTCGCTGCATCCCGACGTCGAGTGGAGCAGTCCTGTGCTGACGACGTACAGCCCTGTGGAGAACTGGACCGCCGACATCCACCTGAACGGCCGCGGCCTCGAGCTGTACCCGTCCCCGCTGGTCACGAACTGCCTGGCCATGGACGCCCCCGACCGCCGTCCCGTCCTTGTCTACCCCTGCACCGACTTGGACGCCGACACCGAGCCCACCGCCACGGACGCGCTCGCCGACCTCCTCGGCCGCACGAGAGCCGCGGTACTCCGCTCCCTCACCCACCCGGCCACCACAACCCAACTCGCCCGCCGCCTGGGCATCTCGCTGGCCTCCACCTCAGATCACACCCGGATCCTGCGGGCCGCCGGCCTCATAACCACCCACCGAGCCCAGGGCACAGCCCTCCACGCCCTGACTCCCACCGCGCGGCCGTTGCTGACGCGTGAAGAAGCTCAGTGGACGAACCTGCGCCGGGTTTGA
- a CDS encoding HNH endonuclease signature motif containing protein, whose protein sequence is MDKAPEVMSEDELVRALDQADADLAVVSTRRLRLIAALDKTGYAERVGARDTRQFIEYRYRLDHYRAQRDLQLARALPKYPAISAQLDEVKLRPAQAEAIVLELEKTPSTVPVADLEFAERELARLTHLPPTQLRKATIQARDILDTDGPEPEERKAAARESLTLSSIDHGVKFKGFLANENAELLRSLITTGARPHKTLDGDPDPRPREKRQADALTTALTLAATALDAGTPSPTIPRSTTPTPAAAPTTTPAAATAATGAAATGAAATGAAATGAAAAASAGAGPARAATAASGPAEAGAAATGATGAATAPSGTAPTGTAPTGTAPTGTAPTGTAPTRTAGAHAAESDPAATGLAASSTAGARSAAACTGVPGAEAIGAAAAGVGVAAVGPETAGGTGVAPTTSRAAVGEAVSVEPAGTAARGSGAEALGVESLGVEAIGVAAAGAETAGGTGVAPTTSRAAGSAATGSGAESLGVAEVRAEVAGGTGVAPTTSRAAVGEGASVEPDSTAARGSGAEALGAETLGAEALGVEALGVEALGVAADGVEALGVEALGVEADGVAAAGAETARGMGVAPTTSRAAVGEAVSVELDGAVAGSAAGESGIGACREVVPGFGAKANITVTIDLNDLKAATADAIGQTVYSNGLSAAAIRRLACDANIIPIVLGSRSEPLDVGRCERLVTKGMRRALNARDRGCVVCGAPPVMCDAHHVIHWIDGGVTAVWNLALLCRRHHTDVHNGHWHITITNDQVHVARPSWADPPPRQAPPPDITSPLSSPPERSDVGRSPTSDVPSDDPSHRRTAARRSFPNPRTDSEDEQAVRAATYLAIWGEPLPPDHHKPSAEGPAPTPTNPWNEAATTV, encoded by the coding sequence ATGGATAAGGCGCCGGAGGTGATGAGCGAGGACGAGCTCGTGCGCGCTCTCGACCAGGCCGACGCTGACCTGGCTGTTGTGTCGACCCGTCGCCTGCGGTTGATCGCCGCCCTGGACAAGACCGGGTACGCCGAACGCGTCGGTGCCCGCGACACCCGCCAATTCATCGAGTATCGCTACCGCCTTGACCACTACCGCGCCCAACGCGACCTCCAACTCGCCCGTGCCCTGCCGAAATACCCGGCGATCTCAGCACAACTAGACGAGGTGAAACTGCGCCCCGCCCAGGCTGAAGCGATCGTCCTCGAACTCGAAAAGACTCCCTCCACCGTCCCGGTCGCGGATCTGGAGTTCGCCGAACGCGAGCTGGCTCGCCTCACCCACCTCCCCCCGACTCAGCTGCGCAAGGCCACGATCCAAGCCCGCGACATCCTCGACACCGACGGCCCCGAACCCGAGGAACGCAAAGCCGCCGCCCGCGAGTCCCTGACCCTGTCCTCGATCGACCACGGTGTGAAGTTCAAAGGCTTCCTGGCCAACGAGAACGCCGAACTCCTCCGCTCCCTGATCACCACCGGCGCCCGCCCCCACAAAACCCTCGACGGCGACCCCGACCCCCGCCCCCGCGAAAAACGCCAGGCCGACGCCCTCACCACCGCCCTAACCCTCGCCGCCACCGCCCTGGACGCAGGCACCCCGTCCCCCACCATCCCCCGCTCCACAACCCCCACGCCAGCCGCAGCCCCAACAACCACACCGGCAGCAGCCACGGCGGCAACGGGTGCGGCCGCGACGGGTGCGGCGGCGACGGGTGCGGCGGCGACGGGTGCGGCGGCAGCGGCCTCGGCGGGAGCGGGTCCGGCCAGAGCGGCGACGGCGGCATCGGGTCCGGCGGAAGCGGGTGCGGCGGCAACGGGTGCGACGGGAGCGGCCACGGCGCCATCGGGTACGGCGCCAACGGGTACGGCGCCAACGGGTACAGCGCCAACGGGCACAGCGCCAACGGGCACAGCGCCAACGCGCACGGCGGGAGCGCATGCGGCGGAATCGGATCCGGCGGCGACGGGCCTGGCGGCATCGAGTACGGCCGGAGCACGTTCGGCAGCAGCGTGTACTGGGGTGCCGGGTGCGGAGGCGATCGGTGCGGCGGCGGCGGGTGTTGGTGTTGCGGCGGTCGGTCCTGAGACTGCCGGCGGGACCGGCGTGGCCCCGACGACCAGCCGCGCAGCGGTCGGCGAGGCTGTGTCGGTCGAGCCGGCCGGCACTGCGGCGAGGGGTTCCGGTGCGGAGGCGCTCGGTGTTGAGTCGCTCGGTGTTGAGGCGATCGGTGTAGCGGCGGCAGGTGCTGAGACTGCCGGCGGGACGGGCGTGGCCCCGACGACCAGTCGGGCAGCCGGCTCTGCGGCGACGGGTTCGGGTGCGGAGTCGCTCGGTGTGGCCGAGGTCCGTGCTGAGGTTGCCGGCGGGACGGGCGTGGCGCCGACGACCAGTCGCGCAGCTGTCGGTGAGGGTGCGTCGGTCGAGCCGGACAGCACTGCGGCGAGGGGTTCGGGTGCGGAGGCGCTCGGTGCGGAGACGCTCGGTGCGGAGGCGCTCGGTGTTGAGGCGCTCGGTGTTGAGGCGCTCGGTGTGGCGGCGGACGGTGTTGAGGCGCTCGGTGTTGAGGCGCTCGGTGTTGAGGCGGACGGTGTGGCAGCGGCCGGTGCTGAGACTGCCCGCGGGATGGGCGTGGCTCCGACGACCAGTCGGGCAGCTGTCGGTGAGGCTGTGTCGGTGGAGCTGGACGGCGCTGTGGCGGGTTCAGCTGCGGGGGAGTCGGGGATCGGGGCCTGCCGTGAGGTGGTGCCTGGGTTCGGGGCGAAGGCGAACATCACCGTCACGATCGACCTGAACGACTTGAAGGCCGCCACCGCGGACGCGATCGGGCAGACCGTGTACAGCAACGGTCTGTCCGCGGCGGCGATCCGGCGGTTGGCGTGCGACGCGAATATCATCCCGATCGTGCTGGGCTCCAGGTCCGAACCACTGGACGTCGGCCGCTGCGAACGCCTGGTCACCAAAGGGATGCGTCGCGCCCTGAACGCCCGCGACCGCGGCTGCGTGGTCTGCGGAGCCCCGCCTGTGATGTGTGACGCCCACCACGTGATCCACTGGATCGACGGCGGGGTGACCGCCGTGTGGAACCTGGCCCTGCTCTGCCGCCGGCATCACACTGACGTACACAACGGTCACTGGCACATCACCATCACCAACGACCAGGTACACGTAGCTCGACCGTCCTGGGCCGACCCGCCACCCCGCCAGGCACCGCCTCCTGACATCACGTCACCACTGTCGTCGCCACCCGAACGCTCGGACGTCGGCCGATCGCCCACGAGCGACGTACCCTCCGACGATCCATCTCACCGCCGTACCGCCGCACGTCGATCGTTCCCCAACCCGCGAACGGACAGTGAGGACGAGCAGGCGGTACGTGCCGCCACCTACCTCGCGATCTGGGGCGAACCTCTCCCGCCCGACCACCACAAGCCATCAGCCGAAGGCCCAGCACCCACCCCCACCAACCCCTGGAACGAAGCCGCCACCACAGTCTGA